The sequence CAACGGCCACTGTGCCGCTGATTGGATGGTTTCCCGGTCTTAATCTCGTAGGAAAAGGCCCGGTGCAGGCGAGCACTGGCTGCTGGATCCTCACTGGCGTTCTTGATCCCGTTCTTTTGAACCGCCCGGGCAATTACGTCGGCATCGCGACGGGCGTGAAAGGCTTGTTGATACTTTGTCACCATTTCAGGTGTTAAGTGTTTTTCAGACATAAAGATCCTCCTTGTTCTTTTTGCAAAAGTTAATCTACATCTATGATAACGCAAACAAAAAAATGATGGGCGATTCCCATCATTTCGTTAATCCGATTGTTCTTCGAGTTCCCGTTTCACCATCGTTGGATCGGCCTTGCCAGGGTTTAGTTCCACCAGCTTGCCGGAGCCACTATAAATAATCCACTCGGCGAGGTTGACGATGTGGTCCCCCGCCCGCTCCAAGTAGCGAATTACCGCCAGGTAGGTGCCATAGCTCTGCACCGCCGTCCCCCGCTGGAGGGCTCGCATGATGGCATCCTGCTGCTGGACATAAATGAGGTCAACCTTCAAATCCTCGTTGGCAACCTCGTAGGCCTGCTGCTCGTCGGTGTAAACGTAGGCGTCCATCACCCGCTCCAGCATCTGGCGGATAATCATCATCATCCGTTCAATCCGGTCTTCAATCTGATCATCATCGACAGTCGCGCTCAGGTTAATGGCCGCCCGGGCAATATGGGTTGCATAGTCCCCCAGCCGCTCGATGTCCGAACTGGCCTTAAGGATCGAGATAATCTTGCGGAAATCCGTCGCCACCGGCTGCTGGAGGGCCATCAGCTTCAAAGCCTGCTTTTCAAGGTGGATCTCCTCGTCGTTCAGCTTACTATCGGCACTTAAAACCTGGTGGGCCAGGGCCGTGTTCTTATCGGTGAAGGCCTTCGTCGCCTGGTAAATCTGTTCGCTGGCGTCGATTCCCATCTCCATGAAATGTCCACGCAGCCGCTTTAGTTCGTCGTCAAAGATTGCACCCATTATCGTCCCCCTAACCAAACTTGCCGCTCAGGTAGTCGGCCGTTTGCTGTTCCTGCGGGTTCATGAAAATCTCCGCAGTCTTGTTGAATTCAACTAGGTGTCCCTGGTGCATGAAGGCCGTCCAGTCCGCGGAACGAGAAGCCTGTTGCATGTTGTGGGTCACCATGATAATCGTTAATTGTTC comes from Limosilactobacillus sp. and encodes:
- the phoU gene encoding phosphate signaling complex protein PhoU, which gives rise to MGAIFDDELKRLRGHFMEMGIDASEQIYQATKAFTDKNTALAHQVLSADSKLNDEEIHLEKQALKLMALQQPVATDFRKIISILKASSDIERLGDYATHIARAAINLSATVDDDQIEDRIERMMMIIRQMLERVMDAYVYTDEQQAYEVANEDLKVDLIYVQQQDAIMRALQRGTAVQSYGTYLAVIRYLERAGDHIVNLAEWIIYSGSGKLVELNPGKADPTMVKRELEEQSD